The Mycobacterium paragordonae genome includes a region encoding these proteins:
- a CDS encoding D-arabinono-1,4-lactone oxidase has product MWKNWAGDQICAPAAIERPASEAELSDIVVRAAGRGQRVRAVGSGHSFTDCACTDGVMIDMTGLQRVINVDKANGLATVQGGAKLHPLFAELAASGFGIENQGDIDKQSITGATATATHGTGARFKNVSAQIVSARVVTATGEVLEVSEGDDYLAARVSLGALGVISQVTLKVVPLFTLHREDELRPLTETLDRLDADVDGNDHFEFFVFPYGDTALTRTTRRSNESPRPAPAWKKKLGEGFENVGLNVICRAGRQFPSAAPRLNRLLTSLMSPSSVQDHGWKVYASARNVKFTEMEYAIPREHARVAVQRVIDLVRRRNLPIMYPLEVRFSAPDDAFLSTANGRDTCYIAVHQFSGMEFETYFRAVEEIMDEYEGRPHWGKRHYQTAATLRERYPDWDRFIAVRDRLDPERVFRNDYTRRVLGN; this is encoded by the coding sequence ATGTGGAAGAACTGGGCCGGTGACCAAATCTGCGCACCGGCGGCGATCGAACGGCCCGCCTCGGAGGCCGAGCTCTCCGACATCGTGGTCCGGGCGGCCGGCCGGGGGCAGCGGGTCCGCGCGGTGGGAAGCGGCCACTCCTTCACCGACTGCGCGTGCACCGACGGCGTCATGATCGACATGACCGGTCTGCAGCGGGTGATCAACGTCGACAAGGCTAACGGCCTGGCGACGGTCCAGGGTGGTGCCAAGTTGCATCCGCTCTTCGCCGAGCTGGCGGCAAGCGGGTTCGGCATCGAGAACCAGGGCGACATCGACAAGCAGTCGATCACCGGAGCCACCGCGACGGCCACCCACGGCACCGGCGCGCGCTTCAAAAACGTTTCCGCACAGATTGTTTCGGCCCGGGTGGTCACCGCAACCGGTGAGGTGCTGGAGGTCTCCGAAGGCGACGACTACCTGGCGGCGCGGGTGTCGCTGGGCGCACTCGGCGTGATATCGCAGGTCACCCTCAAGGTGGTGCCCCTGTTCACGCTGCACCGCGAGGACGAACTACGCCCGCTGACCGAGACGCTCGATCGGCTCGACGCCGACGTCGACGGCAATGACCACTTCGAATTCTTCGTCTTCCCCTACGGAGACACCGCGCTGACCCGCACCACCCGGCGCAGCAACGAATCCCCCCGGCCCGCGCCGGCCTGGAAGAAGAAGCTCGGCGAGGGATTCGAGAATGTCGGCCTGAACGTGATCTGCCGCGCCGGGCGCCAATTCCCGAGCGCGGCACCACGCCTCAATCGGCTGCTGACCAGCCTCATGTCGCCGTCCAGCGTCCAGGACCACGGGTGGAAGGTCTACGCCAGCGCGCGCAACGTCAAGTTCACCGAGATGGAATACGCGATTCCCCGGGAGCATGCGCGCGTTGCGGTCCAGCGCGTCATCGACCTGGTGCGCCGGCGAAACCTGCCGATCATGTACCCGCTGGAAGTGCGGTTCAGTGCTCCCGACGACGCGTTCCTGTCGACCGCGAACGGGCGCGACACCTGTTACATCGCGGTGCACCAGTTCAGCGGCATGGAATTCGAGACCTATTTCCGTGCCGTGGAAGAGATCATGGACGAATACGAGGGCCGGCCGCACTGGGGTAAGCGCCACTACCAGACGGCCGCCACCTTGCGGGAGCGCTACCCGGACTGGGATCGGTTCATCGCGGTCCGCGACCGGCTCGACCCTGAGCGTGTCTTCCGCAACGACTACACCCGGCGGGTGCTCGGCAACTGA
- a CDS encoding wax ester/triacylglycerol synthase domain-containing protein — protein sequence MTEFLRNSDAFTWAMESDPRLRSTVVSVVLLDRPPDWGEVRERFDRISRKLPMFRQRVVESPPPAPPRWEYDPDFDLDYHMRRTAVSGSGTLDDVLEMARLAEMQDFDRARALWETTLVEGLADGGAAVICKFHHALTDGVGGVQIAMNLFDLSEELYPHEPLPEEPRVSASSWLDGYRDTLRYNASLLGQALVGTARRAPRLVYDGLRRPVATVRSAAANAASVYRTVRPLNRTGSPLTTERSLIRRLSVHEVSRPQLREAAHRAGGALNDAFVAGVAGGLRRYHEKHGVAVGDLHLTMPISLRTNTDDMGGNKITLMRFDVPVGEPDPARRIQQIHERVGLVRNEKSLPHTQLIAGVLNLMPRWYIGSVLRHVDFLTSDVPGIPVPVFLGGAAVRGQYAFGPTIGSSVNVTLLSYVDTCALGVNVDTAAIPDYDVFHEALVAGFEEVLALAD from the coding sequence ATGACTGAATTCTTGCGCAACAGCGACGCCTTCACCTGGGCGATGGAAAGCGATCCGCGGCTGCGGTCGACGGTGGTCAGCGTGGTGCTGTTGGACCGGCCTCCGGACTGGGGCGAAGTGCGCGAGCGTTTCGACCGGATCAGCCGAAAGCTGCCCATGTTCCGGCAGCGCGTCGTGGAATCCCCGCCGCCGGCCCCGCCCCGGTGGGAGTACGACCCGGACTTCGATCTCGACTACCACATGCGGCGCACCGCGGTCTCCGGTTCGGGCACGCTCGACGATGTGCTGGAAATGGCGCGGCTGGCCGAGATGCAGGATTTCGACCGGGCCCGGGCGCTGTGGGAGACGACGTTGGTCGAGGGTCTGGCCGACGGCGGTGCGGCCGTGATCTGCAAGTTCCACCACGCCCTGACCGACGGGGTCGGGGGTGTGCAGATCGCGATGAACCTGTTCGACCTCTCCGAAGAGCTGTACCCGCATGAGCCGCTGCCGGAGGAGCCGCGGGTCTCCGCGTCCAGCTGGCTGGACGGTTACCGGGACACGTTGCGCTACAACGCTTCTCTGCTCGGTCAGGCGTTGGTCGGCACCGCCAGAAGGGCACCTCGCCTGGTGTATGACGGTCTTCGGCGGCCGGTGGCGACGGTGCGGTCGGCGGCGGCCAACGCCGCATCGGTCTACCGCACCGTGCGCCCGCTGAACCGGACCGGCTCGCCGCTGACCACCGAGCGCAGTCTGATCCGCCGTCTCAGCGTGCACGAGGTATCGCGACCGCAACTGCGGGAGGCGGCACACCGCGCCGGCGGCGCGCTGAACGACGCGTTCGTCGCCGGGGTGGCGGGCGGGCTGCGTCGCTACCACGAGAAGCACGGTGTCGCCGTGGGTGATCTGCATTTGACGATGCCGATCAGCTTGCGGACAAACACCGATGACATGGGCGGCAACAAGATCACCTTGATGCGCTTCGATGTGCCGGTCGGCGAGCCCGATCCGGCGCGCCGGATCCAGCAGATCCACGAACGTGTCGGCCTGGTGCGCAACGAGAAGTCGCTGCCGCACACCCAGTTGATCGCCGGTGTGCTGAATCTGATGCCGCGGTGGTACATCGGTTCGGTGCTGCGCCACGTCGACTTCTTGACCAGTGATGTGCCGGGTATTCCGGTACCGGTGTTTCTGGGTGGTGCCGCGGTGCGCGGTCAGTACGCTTTCGGACCCACGATCGGCTCATCCGTCAACGTCACGCTGCTGTCCTACGTCGACACCTGCGCACTCGGGGTCAACGTCGACACCGCGGCGATTCCCGACTACGACGTCTTCCACGAAGCCCTGGTCGCCGGCTTCGAAGAAGTGCTGGCGCTGGCCGACTGA
- a CDS encoding ANTAR domain-containing protein: MTASWAPTQIPSDSNSGRLMDTARGILIGLRRCRSGMAFDELHNAAQRHRVPVYAMAWALVHLAGEGEETPSFIEAQSAARHEWGELFAASGVSSC, translated from the coding sequence ATGACGGCAAGCTGGGCTCCTACCCAGATTCCCTCGGATTCGAACTCGGGTCGCCTGATGGACACCGCACGCGGCATTCTCATCGGCCTGCGCCGGTGCCGCTCCGGCATGGCCTTCGACGAGTTGCACAACGCAGCGCAGCGTCACCGGGTCCCGGTGTACGCGATGGCCTGGGCGCTGGTGCACCTGGCCGGGGAGGGAGAGGAGACACCGAGTTTCATCGAGGCCCAGTCAGCGGCCCGGCATGAGTGGGGCGAGTTGTTCGCCGCTTCCGGCGTATCGTCCTGCTGA
- a CDS encoding IclR family transcriptional regulator gives MGQTERTSTTNRDEGIQVLRRAAAALDEIAAEPGHLRLVDLGERLGLAKSTVRRLLVGLVEVGLVSVDSNGRFSLGDRLLGFGSATGAHIAAIFRPTIERVATATDGETVDLSVLRGQRMWFVDQIESSHRLRAVSAIGVRFPLAGTANGKAALAALDDADVEVALARMPREVAAALRPEIDEIRSTGIAFDRDEHTAGISAAAIARRSVGDNVIAISVPTPTERFAEKQDQIVAALRAAAESAAWTR, from the coding sequence GTGGGGCAAACGGAACGGACTTCGACGACCAATCGTGACGAGGGAATTCAGGTGCTGCGCCGTGCCGCGGCCGCCCTTGACGAAATCGCCGCCGAGCCGGGCCATCTGCGTCTGGTCGACCTCGGCGAGCGACTGGGATTGGCGAAGTCGACCGTCCGGCGACTGCTGGTGGGTCTGGTCGAGGTCGGCCTGGTCAGTGTCGACTCGAATGGCCGTTTTTCCCTTGGTGATCGGTTGCTCGGCTTCGGTAGCGCCACCGGTGCGCATATCGCCGCGATCTTCCGGCCGACCATCGAGCGGGTGGCCACGGCCACCGACGGGGAAACCGTGGACCTCTCCGTGCTGCGGGGCCAGCGAATGTGGTTCGTCGATCAGATCGAATCCTCGCACCGGCTGCGGGCGGTTTCCGCGATCGGGGTTCGTTTCCCGCTGGCCGGTACCGCCAACGGAAAGGCGGCGCTCGCCGCACTCGACGACGCCGACGTGGAGGTGGCATTAGCCCGAATGCCCCGCGAGGTGGCCGCTGCACTGCGGCCGGAGATCGACGAAATCCGTTCCACCGGAATCGCTTTCGATCGAGATGAGCACACTGCGGGCATCTCCGCGGCAGCTATCGCACGACGGTCGGTGGGAGACAACGTGATTGCCATCTCGGTGCCCACCCCGACCGAGCGCTTCGCGGAGAAGCAGGACCAGATCGTCGCCGCACTGCGCGCCGCCGCCGAATCGGCGGCCTGGACGCGCTGA
- a CDS encoding FAD-binding oxidoreductase — protein MGALPAGRHYFRGEDGYEPARRDSVWHQRVPDRYPDVIVQATDADDIKAALAYAKAHGHKVSIKSGGHSFAASHLRDGALLLDVSRLDHASIDADKMTAVAGPGKGGSLLMADLQAQNLFFPGGHCKGVCLGGYLLQGGYGWNSRIYGPACESVTALDVITADGEQIHCDAENHPELYWAARGAGPGFFGVVTSFYLKVYPRPAVCGTSVYVYPLDLADEVYTWARNVSADVDRRVEMQIIATASVPEMGLDIPAIVMASPAFADSEEEAKEALAVFETCPVVDRALVKNPYMPTDLPTWYDVVMTHYLEDHRYTADNMWTSASAEELLPGIRNIVDTLPPSPSHFLWLNWGPSPARQDMAYSVEDEIYLALYGSWKDPADDAKYADWAQSNMAAMSHLATGIQLADENLGQRPARFATDEAMVRLDKARATYDPDGLFNSWMGRI, from the coding sequence ATGGGCGCGTTACCTGCCGGGCGACACTACTTCCGTGGCGAGGACGGCTACGAACCCGCCCGGCGCGACAGCGTCTGGCATCAGCGGGTGCCCGACCGCTACCCGGACGTGATCGTGCAGGCTACCGATGCTGACGACATCAAAGCCGCCCTCGCCTATGCCAAGGCCCACGGCCACAAGGTCAGCATCAAGTCGGGTGGGCACAGCTTTGCGGCCAGCCACCTCCGGGACGGCGCCCTGTTGCTGGACGTGAGCCGCCTCGACCACGCCTCGATCGATGCCGACAAGATGACCGCCGTCGCCGGGCCCGGCAAAGGCGGCAGCCTGCTGATGGCCGATCTGCAGGCGCAGAACCTGTTCTTCCCCGGCGGCCACTGCAAGGGTGTCTGCCTGGGCGGGTACCTCCTGCAGGGTGGATACGGCTGGAACAGCCGGATTTACGGGCCGGCCTGCGAGAGCGTCACCGCGCTCGATGTCATCACCGCCGACGGCGAGCAGATCCATTGCGACGCCGAGAACCATCCCGAACTGTATTGGGCCGCCCGCGGTGCCGGCCCCGGTTTCTTCGGTGTCGTCACCTCCTTCTATCTGAAGGTCTATCCGCGCCCCGCGGTCTGTGGCACCAGCGTGTACGTGTACCCGCTCGATCTCGCCGACGAGGTGTACACCTGGGCCCGCAACGTCAGCGCTGACGTCGACCGTCGCGTCGAGATGCAGATCATCGCCACGGCCAGCGTTCCCGAGATGGGCCTCGACATTCCGGCCATCGTGATGGCATCACCGGCGTTCGCCGACTCCGAGGAGGAGGCCAAGGAGGCCCTCGCGGTGTTCGAGACGTGTCCGGTCGTCGACCGAGCACTGGTCAAAAATCCCTACATGCCAACGGATCTACCCACCTGGTACGACGTCGTGATGACGCACTACCTGGAGGACCACCGCTACACGGCCGACAACATGTGGACGTCGGCGTCCGCGGAGGAGCTGCTGCCGGGCATCCGCAACATCGTCGACACCCTGCCACCGTCGCCGTCGCACTTTCTGTGGCTGAACTGGGGGCCCTCGCCGGCCCGCCAGGACATGGCCTACAGCGTCGAGGACGAAATCTACCTCGCCCTCTACGGCTCCTGGAAAGACCCCGCCGATGACGCGAAATACGCTGACTGGGCGCAATCCAACATGGCGGCGATGTCACACCTGGCAACCGGCATTCAACTGGCCGACGAGAACCTGGGCCAGCGCCCTGCCCGCTTCGCCACCGACGAGGCGATGGTCAGGCTGGACAAAGCTCGCGCGACCTATGACCCCGATGGCCTGTTCAACAGCTGGATGGGACGAATCTGA
- a CDS encoding DAPG hydrolase family protein, translated as MTGDLYLGYRGDDADTPFGKFFKPEMAPLPKHVVEALEHGPQGGMALLARDDAARVADDGYQQTENGYGVLEDGSYQVSVRTDMPGVTPAMWSWWFGWHGCDSRRYKLWHPRAHLSAAWKDGDDNGREGAQRYIGRWSLINEYIGSSMLSGAIQFVEPAAMGLPADSDDAVAVCARLGSADAPVDVGWFIHHIRSTRDGSEMRSRFWMGGPHIAVRNAPGVASKAVRPIASRILGNAETSGRNLLVHCAQEMNHLAGFLPQLYESFGDE; from the coding sequence ATGACCGGAGACCTCTACCTCGGCTACCGGGGCGACGACGCGGACACTCCGTTCGGCAAGTTCTTCAAACCCGAAATGGCGCCGCTGCCAAAGCATGTCGTGGAAGCGCTGGAGCACGGGCCGCAAGGCGGCATGGCGCTGCTGGCGCGCGACGACGCCGCCCGGGTGGCCGATGACGGCTACCAGCAGACCGAGAACGGTTACGGCGTTCTCGAAGACGGCAGCTATCAGGTGTCGGTGCGTACCGACATGCCCGGTGTGACGCCGGCGATGTGGTCGTGGTGGTTCGGTTGGCACGGATGCGACAGCCGCCGCTACAAGTTGTGGCACCCGAGGGCACACCTGTCGGCCGCCTGGAAAGACGGTGACGACAATGGACGCGAAGGGGCGCAACGCTATATCGGGCGCTGGTCGCTGATCAACGAGTACATCGGTTCGTCGATGCTCAGTGGGGCAATACAATTCGTCGAACCGGCAGCGATGGGCCTGCCCGCCGACAGCGACGATGCGGTGGCGGTCTGTGCGCGACTGGGCTCAGCGGACGCGCCGGTCGACGTCGGCTGGTTCATTCACCACATCCGCTCCACCCGGGACGGATCGGAGATGCGGTCCCGCTTCTGGATGGGAGGACCGCACATCGCCGTCCGCAACGCTCCCGGTGTGGCGTCGAAAGCAGTGCGTCCCATCGCATCCCGGATACTGGGCAACGCGGAGACCAGCGGACGCAATCTGCTGGTGCACTGTGCCCAGGAGATGAACCACCTGGCCGGATTTCTGCCCCAACTCTACGAGAGCTTCGGTGACGAGTGA
- a CDS encoding cytochrome P450, which translates to MIAVHDTVDLFDAGSIQDPYPLYERMRSAGPVHRVADSDFYVVCGWEAVHEAIGRTEDFSSNLTATMTYTPDGSVQAFTMDGLGGPTQVLATADDSLHAVHRKLLVRHLAAKRIRAIEQFTAAAADRLWRQGLRDGQIEWMGAVANRLPMMVVAELIGIPDADIAQLVQWGYAATQLLEGLVSREQLDAAGVALLELNGYITDCFRRAVAAPQANLLGELSTACTSGEIDTIAAQVMMVTLFAAGGESTASLLGSAAWILATRSDIQRRLRENPDLLGPFIEETLRYEPPFRGHYRHVRTDTSLAGVDLPADSHLMLMWGAANRDPTHFEDPAQFRLDRPGAKGHLSFGRGVHFCVGAALARLEAQIVLRLLLDHTTEIEAAGVGPWLPSLLVRRLEHLQLLVK; encoded by the coding sequence ATGATCGCCGTCCACGACACCGTCGACCTCTTCGATGCCGGGTCGATCCAGGATCCCTACCCCCTTTATGAGCGCATGCGCAGCGCGGGCCCGGTCCATCGGGTAGCCGACTCGGACTTCTATGTGGTGTGCGGGTGGGAGGCGGTCCATGAGGCCATCGGCCGCACCGAGGACTTCTCCTCGAATCTGACCGCCACCATGACGTACACGCCGGACGGCAGCGTGCAGGCGTTCACCATGGATGGCCTCGGCGGGCCCACCCAGGTGTTGGCGACCGCCGACGATTCGCTGCATGCGGTGCATCGCAAGCTGCTGGTCCGGCACCTGGCCGCCAAACGAATCCGCGCCATCGAACAGTTCACCGCGGCGGCCGCGGACCGGCTTTGGCGCCAGGGTCTGCGTGACGGGCAAATCGAATGGATGGGAGCCGTGGCCAACCGCCTGCCGATGATGGTGGTGGCCGAGCTGATCGGCATTCCCGACGCCGACATCGCCCAGCTGGTGCAGTGGGGTTACGCCGCCACTCAGCTGCTCGAAGGATTGGTGAGTCGCGAGCAGCTCGATGCGGCAGGCGTTGCGCTGCTGGAACTCAACGGCTACATCACCGATTGTTTCCGCCGAGCGGTCGCCGCGCCGCAGGCAAACCTGCTCGGCGAGCTCTCGACGGCCTGCACATCGGGGGAGATCGACACCATCGCGGCACAGGTGATGATGGTGACCCTGTTCGCGGCGGGCGGGGAGTCGACCGCCTCGCTGCTGGGCAGCGCCGCCTGGATCCTGGCGACCCGTTCCGACATCCAGCGCCGGCTGCGCGAAAACCCGGACCTGCTCGGGCCTTTCATCGAAGAGACACTGCGCTACGAACCGCCGTTCCGTGGTCACTACCGGCATGTGCGCACCGACACCAGCCTGGCCGGGGTCGATCTACCCGCCGACTCGCACCTGATGCTGATGTGGGGCGCGGCCAACCGCGACCCCACACACTTCGAAGACCCCGCACAGTTCCGGCTCGACCGCCCGGGAGCCAAGGGACACCTCAGCTTCGGCAGGGGAGTGCACTTCTGCGTCGGCGCCGCACTCGCGCGGCTGGAAGCTCAGATCGTGCTGCGCCTACTGCTGGACCACACCACCGAGATCGAGGCAGCCGGCGTCGGGCCCTGGCTGCCCAGCTTGCTGGTGCGGCGCCTGGAGCACCTACAATTGTTGGTCAAATAA
- a CDS encoding DUF6941 family protein encodes MKVSLFLADAAQADVQSGKVHTLGLGWRQCQTPTPPFALVMFLDIDWDETNKQHKLTCQLLDTDGQPVVVQGPQGPQRILFEAAAEAGRLPGAIHGTAVRMPLTLNIPAGIPLEPGIYEWRVEVDGFEQATAVEAFIVSPGGIAPTPT; translated from the coding sequence ATGAAGGTCAGCCTCTTTCTGGCGGACGCGGCGCAGGCCGATGTTCAATCGGGCAAGGTCCATACTCTCGGGCTGGGCTGGCGGCAGTGCCAAACACCTACGCCCCCATTCGCATTGGTGATGTTCCTGGACATCGACTGGGACGAGACGAACAAGCAGCACAAGCTCACCTGTCAGTTGCTGGACACCGACGGTCAACCGGTGGTGGTACAGGGGCCGCAGGGCCCGCAGCGGATTCTGTTCGAGGCTGCCGCCGAGGCGGGCCGCCTGCCGGGAGCGATCCACGGCACCGCGGTCCGGATGCCGCTCACCCTCAACATCCCGGCCGGAATCCCCTTGGAACCGGGCATCTACGAGTGGCGGGTCGAGGTGGACGGCTTCGAACAGGCCACCGCCGTCGAGGCCTTCATCGTGTCCCCGGGCGGCATCGCGCCGACGCCGACATGA
- a CDS encoding DUF4407 domain-containing protein, which produces MRAHEISEQRSVVTRIEALLTWLGGGHAGELGESHERSTHAVAGAVVVLGAVLAWLVAALAVRPAVASAPIWAVVASTLVFGLLVGAVTRAIAGGPARGRSGTAGRAVVAVVLGVVVGELAALVLFSGAVGRRLDERALRTADSAPAVAQASASLQQARAARGALDGSVEQARGQLDNALVIARCEYNPTPACPQTRITGVPGRGPETRTANELLGDAQRELDTALAARDRQAPALDATVSRDEQALADARHAVVADAGHGLGARWVAMNDLTLGSAGALALRILTIAFFTLLYLLPLILRMWRGETTHDRHATARAEQERAELEADTAIAIKRAEVRRAAEIMWAEHQLTQTRLAIEAQAEIDREHHRRRVVEALDAPVHATSERTFEPVEEDMYLPIAAEAEAASRAVAELPAAERDVQPPVTENLPAPAEPGVSAVEHYQAPANEVTDEHRAPLIPSIPDATKAAARWIRPLVPPFVARVIDNTTQPLRTARQVFEEVEEIAFSLKRTRKVTMNTETSDGPGQQQPQQQPPMQAPDPAATGPGLHHIDSSRGQAAHPNYRDDYAQVRGNAGQTSLGNASGRDLAGLSVGASASDARRELVEREGPRELRGPDGPRQLPPAK; this is translated from the coding sequence ATGCGCGCGCACGAAATATCGGAGCAGCGCTCGGTCGTCACGCGGATCGAGGCGCTGCTGACCTGGCTTGGCGGCGGACACGCAGGCGAACTCGGCGAATCCCACGAGCGGTCCACGCACGCCGTCGCCGGAGCGGTGGTGGTGCTCGGCGCCGTGCTGGCCTGGCTGGTCGCTGCGCTGGCCGTCAGGCCGGCGGTCGCCTCCGCCCCGATCTGGGCGGTCGTCGCGTCGACCCTGGTTTTCGGCCTGCTGGTCGGGGCGGTCACCCGCGCCATCGCCGGCGGTCCGGCCCGCGGTCGGTCCGGCACGGCGGGTCGTGCCGTCGTCGCGGTCGTCCTCGGAGTGGTCGTCGGCGAGTTGGCCGCACTCGTACTCTTCTCCGGGGCTGTCGGGCGCCGTCTCGACGAGCGGGCGTTGCGCACGGCGGATTCGGCACCGGCGGTGGCCCAGGCCTCCGCGTCGCTGCAGCAGGCGCGCGCGGCACGCGGCGCACTGGACGGCAGCGTCGAGCAGGCCCGCGGGCAGCTGGACAACGCTCTGGTGATCGCGCGCTGCGAATACAACCCGACGCCGGCCTGCCCGCAAACCCGGATCACCGGCGTTCCCGGCCGCGGTCCCGAGACGCGGACCGCCAACGAGCTGCTCGGCGACGCACAGCGCGAGCTGGACACCGCGCTGGCCGCGCGCGACCGGCAGGCACCCGCACTGGACGCCACCGTCTCCCGCGACGAACAGGCCCTGGCGGACGCACGGCACGCCGTGGTGGCCGATGCCGGCCATGGCCTGGGTGCGCGGTGGGTGGCGATGAATGACCTGACCCTGGGCAGCGCCGGGGCCCTCGCCCTGCGCATTCTGACAATCGCGTTCTTCACGCTGCTGTATCTGCTGCCGCTGATCCTGCGGATGTGGCGCGGCGAGACCACCCACGATCGCCACGCCACCGCGCGCGCAGAACAGGAACGCGCCGAGCTGGAGGCTGACACCGCGATCGCGATCAAGCGGGCCGAGGTCCGGCGCGCAGCCGAAATCATGTGGGCCGAGCATCAACTCACGCAGACGCGCCTTGCCATCGAAGCCCAGGCCGAGATCGACCGCGAACACCACCGCCGTCGAGTCGTCGAGGCGCTCGACGCCCCGGTGCACGCGACGTCGGAACGTACCTTCGAGCCCGTGGAGGAAGACATGTATCTGCCGATCGCCGCCGAAGCCGAAGCCGCAAGCCGGGCGGTGGCCGAACTGCCTGCCGCGGAGCGGGACGTGCAGCCGCCCGTCACCGAGAACCTGCCGGCACCGGCCGAACCCGGCGTTTCTGCCGTCGAGCACTACCAGGCACCGGCCAACGAGGTCACTGACGAGCACCGCGCCCCGTTGATTCCGTCGATTCCGGATGCCACCAAGGCCGCGGCCCGGTGGATCCGCCCGCTGGTGCCGCCGTTCGTGGCGCGGGTCATCGACAACACCACCCAGCCGCTCCGGACCGCCCGGCAGGTGTTCGAAGAGGTCGAGGAGATCGCGTTCTCGCTGAAGCGGACCCGCAAGGTGACGATGAATACCGAGACCTCCGACGGCCCCGGTCAGCAGCAGCCGCAGCAGCAGCCCCCGATGCAGGCGCCGGATCCCGCCGCAACCGGCCCCGGCTTGCACCACATCGATTCATCGCGTGGTCAGGCGGCCCACCCGAATTACCGTGACGACTACGCACAGGTGCGCGGCAATGCGGGACAAACCTCCCTGGGCAACGCGTCCGGCAGAGACCTGGCCGGTCTGTCGGTCGGGGCGTCGGCCTCGGATGCCCGGCGCGAACTGGTCGAGCGGGAGGGGCCGCGTGAGTTGCGTGGGCCCGACGGGCCGCGCCAACTTCCGCCCGCCAAATAG